A genomic stretch from Arenicella xantha includes:
- the mrdA gene encoding penicillin-binding protein 2 — MAQERIQLKDYLRETNLIHARLMALVILLVLLASLLVVRLWYLQIYDYDRFEVLSKDNRVRLMPVPPVRGQIYDRNGKVLAENVPVFTLEISPNKVDDMDALLNDLSKIVEVSPSEIEKFRSQVRARPGFEAQVLKLHLSDEEMARFVVNQHRLLGAQVEARLQRNYPYGPELVHVIGYVGRINQRDAERIDERAYKGTDYIGKLGIEAQYEAQLLGEVGVEQVETNAHGQRIRTLDRTAPISGDNLYLNIDADLQIKAREYLDGRRGAIVAIEPESGDVLAFVSNPVYDPNKFVNGIDHLSYNALRDDINRPLLNRGLSGRYAPGSTIKGLISMVGLENGWDPNKKVVCNGYFTLKGSSHRYRCWKRVGHGPMSLADSIVHSCDVFYYQLSSTLGIDKISSFLSQFGLGQKTGIDLPSEPTGLIPSREWKRERYGVSWYPGDTLNSGIGQGFTLVTPLQLGVMTATLANRGERVEPRIVDRLEHAIDGHSMREVIPQQGASLGRVEAQDTSYAQIIDAMHDVVQGPAGTARRSGLDALYTIAGKTGTAQVVGIPQGAKYDASILSDFEKDHALFVAFAPVDKPKIAVAVIVENGGSGSGVAAPVARKVMDYYLLGVDANAPPVEVINSASQVTEGL; from the coding sequence GTGGCACAAGAGAGAATTCAATTAAAGGACTACCTTCGCGAAACGAATCTGATTCATGCGCGATTAATGGCACTGGTGATTCTGCTTGTGCTGTTGGCGAGTTTGTTGGTCGTGCGACTCTGGTACTTGCAAATTTATGATTACGATCGATTCGAGGTTCTTTCAAAGGATAATCGCGTTAGATTGATGCCAGTGCCGCCGGTGCGTGGTCAGATTTATGATCGCAATGGCAAAGTGTTGGCGGAAAACGTGCCTGTTTTTACCTTAGAGATATCGCCGAATAAAGTCGACGATATGGACGCCTTGCTGAATGACTTAAGCAAGATAGTTGAGGTGTCACCGAGTGAAATAGAAAAATTCCGAAGTCAGGTGCGCGCGCGTCCTGGTTTCGAAGCTCAGGTTCTAAAACTGCATTTAAGTGATGAAGAAATGGCGCGGTTTGTGGTCAATCAACATCGACTGCTTGGCGCGCAGGTCGAAGCTAGACTGCAACGTAATTATCCTTATGGGCCCGAGCTGGTGCATGTTATTGGCTACGTTGGAAGAATTAATCAGCGTGACGCCGAAAGAATTGATGAGCGCGCATATAAAGGAACTGACTATATCGGCAAGTTGGGAATCGAGGCGCAATATGAAGCACAATTGCTTGGCGAAGTCGGCGTGGAGCAAGTCGAAACCAATGCGCACGGTCAGCGAATTCGTACTCTGGATCGCACTGCACCAATATCCGGCGATAATCTTTACCTCAATATCGATGCGGACTTGCAGATAAAAGCGCGCGAGTACTTAGATGGTCGGCGTGGGGCTATTGTCGCGATAGAGCCAGAGAGTGGTGATGTCTTAGCCTTTGTCAGCAATCCAGTATACGACCCCAATAAGTTTGTTAATGGAATAGATCACCTCTCTTATAACGCGTTACGAGACGATATTAATCGACCGCTTCTCAATCGTGGTTTGAGTGGTCGCTATGCTCCAGGGTCAACCATTAAAGGCTTGATTTCGATGGTCGGTCTAGAGAATGGTTGGGACCCGAACAAAAAGGTCGTGTGTAATGGTTATTTTACGCTTAAAGGCAGCAGTCATCGCTATCGTTGCTGGAAGCGAGTAGGGCACGGGCCGATGTCTTTGGCCGATTCGATAGTACATTCCTGCGACGTATTTTATTATCAATTATCGAGTACTTTAGGAATTGATAAAATTTCGAGCTTTCTAAGTCAGTTTGGGCTTGGCCAGAAAACCGGCATCGATTTACCTTCGGAGCCGACCGGCTTGATTCCGTCACGGGAATGGAAGCGCGAGCGTTATGGTGTTAGCTGGTATCCTGGTGACACCTTGAATAGTGGGATTGGACAAGGCTTTACCTTGGTTACACCGTTGCAGTTGGGGGTCATGACCGCAACGCTGGCCAATCGTGGTGAGCGAGTTGAACCGAGAATAGTCGATCGTTTGGAACATGCAATAGACGGCCACAGCATGCGCGAGGTTATTCCTCAGCAAGGTGCCTCATTGGGGCGAGTTGAGGCACAAGACACTAGTTATGCGCAAATAATTGATGCGATGCACGATGTGGTTCAAGGTCCAGCTGGTACGGCTCGTCGTTCCGGTCTAGATGCGCTGTATACGATCGCTGGGAAAACCGGCACGGCGCAAGTAGTGGGCATACCACAAGGTGCTAAATACGATGCCAGTATCTTGAGTGATTTTGAGAAGGATCACGCCTTATTCGTTGCATTTGCCCCTGTCGATAAACCGAAAATAGCGGTCGCGGTAATTGTTGAAAATGGCGGAAGCGGAAGCGGGGTCGCCGCACCGGTCGCACGTAAAGTAATGGACTATTATTTACTCGGCGTAGATGCAAATGCGCCACCGGTTGAGGTTATCAACTCAGCGTCGCAAGTAACAGAGGGGCTGTAA
- the mreC gene encoding rod shape-determining protein MreC, which translates to MATPFRKNSGWPQFGLVFVISVTMMVVDSRTVWLNGARNTMSVLLTPIQYLASVPAAVGRYFTASLTAEPDVQIAYDNLRNEYFKLKSETLLLRTLEEENQGLRELLDASQRVQEKITLAELVAVSLDRYNHRISIDRGLRDRVYVGQAVIDDLGVVGQVTEVMPLSSMVVLITDPGHAMPVQVARNGLRTIVYGTGELSRLRVPFLNQNSDVKVGDLLLSSGLGGRFPNGYPVAEIDDVQIIQDEKFIRVSARPIAKLDRSKHVLLLSRENVKTTLSKTTETN; encoded by the coding sequence GTGGCAACCCCTTTTCGTAAAAACTCTGGTTGGCCGCAATTTGGCCTAGTGTTTGTGATATCGGTCACCATGATGGTGGTGGATTCTAGAACAGTATGGCTAAATGGAGCGCGCAACACTATGTCGGTGTTATTGACGCCGATACAATATTTGGCGTCGGTCCCTGCTGCGGTCGGTCGTTATTTTACTGCCTCGTTGACTGCTGAACCCGATGTGCAAATCGCTTACGATAATTTGCGCAATGAGTACTTTAAACTCAAGTCTGAAACCCTGCTGTTGCGAACCCTTGAAGAAGAAAATCAAGGGCTTAGAGAGCTGTTAGATGCCTCGCAGCGGGTTCAAGAAAAGATTACCTTAGCCGAATTGGTTGCTGTAAGTTTGGATCGTTATAACCATCGAATCTCTATCGATAGAGGTCTCCGTGACCGTGTATATGTTGGTCAGGCGGTAATCGATGATTTGGGCGTGGTTGGACAGGTCACTGAAGTCATGCCATTGAGCAGTATGGTGGTGTTGATTACTGATCCGGGTCATGCAATGCCGGTACAAGTGGCGCGTAACGGTTTACGCACAATCGTGTACGGAACTGGGGAGCTGAGTCGTTTGCGAGTGCCATTCTTGAACCAAAACTCCGACGTTAAAGTGGGCGATCTGCTGTTAAGTTCCGGACTCGGTGGACGGTTTCCAAACGGCTACCCTGTTGCTGAAATTGACGACGTACAGATTATTCAAGATGAGAAATTTATACGAGTGAGTGCGCGCCCAATCGCTAAGCTAGACCGTTCTAAACATGTGCTTTTATTGTCGCGAGAGAATGTTAAAACCACGCTCAGCAAAACAACTGAAACTAATTAA
- a CDS encoding rod shape-determining protein: MLRSILGLFSNDLAIDLGTANTLIYVKEKGIILNEPSVVAIRYAPGGGLNNKSILAVGADAKKMLGRTPGSIKAIRPMKDGVIADFNVTEKMLKYFIKKVQENRWLQGSPRIIICVPCGSTQVERRAIRESAYGAGAREVYLIEEPMAVAIGANLPVAEPTGSMVLDIGGGTTEVGVMSLGGMVYSTSLRVAGDTFDEAIINHVRRNHGLLIGEASAERVKKAIATAWDKSEEREMEVKGRDIAEGLSRAVTLSSKEIYSAISDPLESIVQTIKQALEQTPPELSADIGDKGMVIAGGGALMRDMDRRLMEDTGLPVVIADDPLTCVARGCGRALEEMDNLGDVFAHE, from the coding sequence ATGTTACGCAGTATTCTCGGCTTGTTTTCAAACGATTTGGCGATCGACCTCGGTACCGCCAATACTCTTATCTATGTCAAAGAAAAGGGGATCATTCTAAATGAACCTTCGGTGGTAGCGATACGCTACGCACCTGGCGGCGGACTTAACAATAAGAGCATTTTGGCGGTCGGTGCCGATGCTAAAAAAATGTTGGGTAGAACACCTGGTTCGATAAAAGCAATTCGACCGATGAAAGACGGTGTGATCGCCGATTTCAACGTGACTGAAAAAATGCTCAAGTACTTTATCAAAAAGGTACAAGAGAATCGTTGGTTGCAAGGCAGTCCACGCATTATTATCTGCGTGCCATGTGGTTCGACTCAGGTTGAACGCCGTGCTATTCGCGAGTCGGCTTATGGTGCTGGTGCACGTGAAGTGTATCTAATTGAAGAGCCGATGGCGGTTGCGATCGGTGCAAACTTACCGGTAGCTGAGCCCACCGGTTCGATGGTGCTTGATATTGGTGGTGGCACCACGGAAGTCGGCGTTATGTCTCTAGGTGGTATGGTTTACAGTACCTCGCTAAGAGTAGCCGGCGATACCTTTGATGAAGCTATTATTAATCATGTACGAAGGAATCACGGTCTGTTGATTGGTGAAGCCAGTGCCGAGCGAGTTAAAAAAGCAATTGCAACGGCTTGGGATAAATCTGAAGAGCGTGAGATGGAAGTCAAAGGGCGTGATATTGCAGAAGGGTTATCACGTGCAGTGACTTTGAGTAGCAAAGAAATTTATTCGGCTATTAGCGACCCACTCGAATCAATTGTGCAGACGATCAAGCAAGCGCTGGAGCAAACCCCACCGGAGCTGAGTGCTGATATCGGCGACAAAGGCATGGTGATTGCTGGTGGCGGTGCGTTAATGCGTGATATGGATCGTCGACTGATGGAAGATACTGGGTTGCCCGTGGTTATTGCTGATGATCCGCTGACCTGTGTTGCTCGCGGCTGTGGTCGTGCGCTGGAAGAGATGGACAATCTGGGCGATGTGTTCGCACATGAGTAA
- the mreD gene encoding rod shape-determining protein MreD, whose amino-acid sequence MNRTSSSLGLFFGVAISTFIAFVLTIVQLPTWLFYFWPDWIALIIIYWSLVTPTRIGPLSAFIVGVLLEVLFVRTFGVLGLGLAILALLVNSAHQQLRVLSVWQQMVFVGLFVGIFKLVTGWLYGIVDDFAITKEYWYSILGGMLIWPFVYILLEEMRRKARIR is encoded by the coding sequence ATGAATCGTACAAGTTCATCACTCGGCCTGTTTTTCGGTGTCGCGATTTCCACTTTTATCGCCTTCGTATTAACCATTGTTCAATTGCCTACTTGGCTGTTTTATTTTTGGCCTGATTGGATAGCATTGATCATTATCTACTGGTCGCTAGTTACACCTACACGTATTGGACCATTGAGTGCTTTTATTGTTGGCGTTTTGCTTGAGGTGTTATTCGTGCGCACTTTTGGCGTGCTTGGCTTAGGGCTTGCAATACTCGCGTTATTAGTTAATTCAGCGCATCAACAGCTTCGAGTTTTGTCGGTTTGGCAGCAAATGGTTTTTGTCGGCCTATTTGTCGGCATTTTCAAATTAGTGACTGGCTGGTTGTACGGTATTGTTGATGATTTCGCCATTACTAAGGAGTATTGGTATTCCATTCTCGGCGGCATGTTGATTTGGCCATTTGTTTATATTTTATTGGAAGAAATGCGGCGTAAAGCCCGCATCCGCTAG
- the gatC gene encoding Asp-tRNA(Asn)/Glu-tRNA(Gln) amidotransferase subunit GatC, giving the protein MTLDKQIVHTIARLARLHISESDTEKYQNELSSILDLVAQMEAVDTNNIEPMTHPFDATLRMREDRISEVNQREKFQAIAPSTEDGLYLVPKVID; this is encoded by the coding sequence ATGACCCTTGATAAACAAATCGTGCATACGATCGCCCGTTTAGCTCGCCTGCACATCAGCGAGTCCGACACTGAAAAATATCAAAACGAGCTATCTAGCATTCTAGATCTAGTTGCCCAAATGGAGGCCGTCGACACGAATAACATTGAGCCAATGACACATCCGTTCGATGCCACACTGCGCATGCGCGAGGATCGAATAAGCGAAGTCAATCAACGAGAAAAGTTTCAAGCCATTGCACCAAGCACTGAAGACGGATTGTATTTGGTCCCAAAAGTTATTGATTGA